The Candidatus Sulfotelmatobacter sp. genome includes a region encoding these proteins:
- a CDS encoding phosphoribosylaminoimidazolesuccinocarboxamide synthase yields the protein QLVVADVVDNDAWRVWPQGREELMLDKQMYRNLPEVKPEDLAVIKANYEHVAEIVGTFPQMRPGMVALLADGPEHVALVEAAGRALAAYGLPVVRHVVSVARTPGFVLQLLAQLDATFARLVLVAIGAAGGALPGMAGNATASPVLAVDAADPRLDQVALACAKAFALEDSVVFGRVLLLQANARSEVLAADAKLNAPQPAPPPGVARA from the coding sequence TCAGCTGGTCGTCGCCGACGTGGTCGACAACGACGCCTGGCGCGTGTGGCCGCAAGGGCGTGAAGAGCTCATGCTCGACAAGCAGATGTACCGCAATCTCCCGGAGGTGAAGCCCGAAGATCTGGCGGTGATCAAGGCCAATTACGAACACGTCGCGGAGATCGTCGGCACGTTTCCGCAGATGCGGCCGGGGATGGTCGCGCTCCTCGCCGACGGCCCCGAGCACGTCGCGCTCGTCGAGGCGGCTGGCCGCGCGCTCGCGGCGTACGGATTGCCGGTGGTGCGCCACGTCGTCTCGGTCGCCCGGACGCCGGGTTTCGTGCTGCAGCTCCTCGCGCAGCTCGACGCGACGTTCGCGCGGCTGGTCCTGGTCGCGATCGGCGCGGCGGGCGGCGCGCTGCCGGGGATGGCCGGAAACGCGACGGCGAGCCCGGTCCTGGCCGTCGACGCCGCCGATCCGCGCCTCGATCAGGTCGCGCTGGCGTGCGCGAAAGCGTTCGCGCTCGAGGATTCCGTCGTCTTCGGACGCGTCTTGCTGCTGCAGGCCAACGCGCGCAGCGAAGTCCTCGCCGCCGACGCGAAGCTGAACGCGCCGCAGCCCGCTCCGCCGCCCGGCGTCGCGCGAGCGTAG